Proteins from a genomic interval of Gluconacetobacter diazotrophicus PA1 5:
- a CDS encoding TonB-dependent receptor codes for MPPSLIRRRIYPAPFMAGLALLYSGIHVHAADAATDTKTSKPKHHRHAAGKAAAAGKAAAHNPAKAAPAPAVAATGTTAARPLYAPPGTTSTITPTEENLTVVGSPMNILHQDIGLSRMPQDVMHTPQTVNVVPQVLMEQQNVKTLDEALRNVPGITASVGEGEGGMSGDQFLIRGFQAQNDIYEDGLRDYGVYSRDSFDYDHISVIKGPSSEVFGNGTTGGAINMVTKMPHLGNSYSGQFSGGSADYYRGTLDVNQQIGESTAIRIAGMGNENDEVGRDDVYSHRWGIAPSIAFGLGKPTTLTIEYFHQTDNRIPDYGVPLLTKPGTTIARPATEFGVNRNNWYGTQYDQDDSNVDMLSAHLKHEFNSHITFYDDLRGGMYQRYFSASWEGCNATCNAAYFGNDPASALVDRRGHLGGPEPYQQNDWSVQNVASAIAKFNTGMLKHQIIAGWDVAHVYDRRTNYAYNYNGLNGTQTDTTGLVNPTNFVPGLLLGNVGQYSSNLVNISGVGRALHKTGVATDVGAFFSDQVWFAPWFSARAGFRWDHWDSHYSANEGMVGTGVSYGQNQDTYNPTVNLMYTPNDDTMVYFNWAQSTTPLGLYVTNSSEPLRATNEGYAPERSSLYEIGAKYNAFHGRMGFTVSAFRLEKGNSLLTDPTTGDVTPSSDRQRNQGFELSASGEILKNWNVIATYAYYDAKTIASATAADVGKRIQYAPKNSATFWSTYTIAPATPWNVTFGGGLTWRQSVWLDPANTAKVPDTVEWDAMISHSFLKHWKVAMNGYNLANRLNYSNLFSDRVTPSTGRAFLFNISATY; via the coding sequence ATGCCGCCTTCCCTGATCCGCCGTCGTATTTATCCCGCCCCGTTCATGGCGGGCCTGGCGCTGCTCTATTCCGGGATTCACGTCCATGCCGCCGACGCGGCAACCGACACCAAGACATCCAAGCCCAAGCATCATCGCCACGCCGCCGGCAAGGCGGCTGCTGCGGGAAAGGCGGCGGCGCATAATCCGGCGAAGGCCGCCCCTGCCCCGGCCGTCGCCGCGACCGGCACGACGGCCGCCCGGCCGCTCTATGCCCCGCCGGGGACGACAAGCACCATTACCCCGACGGAAGAAAACCTGACTGTCGTTGGCAGTCCGATGAACATCCTGCATCAGGATATCGGTCTCAGCCGCATGCCGCAGGATGTCATGCACACGCCGCAGACCGTCAATGTCGTGCCGCAGGTGCTGATGGAACAGCAGAACGTGAAAACCCTCGACGAGGCGCTGAGAAACGTGCCCGGCATTACCGCATCGGTCGGTGAGGGCGAAGGCGGGATGAGCGGCGACCAGTTCCTGATCCGCGGCTTCCAGGCGCAGAACGATATCTATGAAGATGGCCTGCGCGACTATGGCGTCTATAGCCGCGACAGTTTCGATTATGACCATATTTCGGTCATCAAGGGACCGTCGTCCGAGGTCTTCGGAAACGGCACCACCGGTGGCGCCATCAACATGGTCACCAAGATGCCCCATCTGGGGAACAGCTATAGCGGCCAGTTTTCCGGCGGCTCGGCGGACTATTACCGCGGGACGCTGGACGTGAACCAGCAGATCGGCGAATCCACGGCCATCCGCATCGCCGGCATGGGCAATGAAAATGACGAGGTCGGGCGTGACGACGTCTATTCCCATCGCTGGGGTATCGCGCCGTCCATCGCCTTCGGCCTGGGCAAGCCCACGACGCTGACGATTGAATATTTCCATCAGACCGATAACCGCATTCCCGATTACGGCGTGCCGCTGCTGACCAAGCCCGGCACGACCATCGCCCGTCCGGCCACCGAATTCGGCGTGAATCGCAACAACTGGTACGGCACGCAGTACGACCAGGACGATTCGAACGTCGATATGCTGTCGGCGCATCTCAAGCACGAATTCAACAGCCATATCACCTTCTATGACGACCTGCGGGGGGGGATGTACCAGCGTTATTTCTCCGCGTCGTGGGAAGGGTGTAATGCCACGTGTAACGCGGCATATTTCGGAAACGATCCCGCCAGCGCGCTTGTCGATCGCCGTGGCCATCTGGGTGGTCCGGAACCCTACCAGCAGAACGACTGGTCGGTGCAGAACGTCGCGTCAGCGATTGCGAAATTCAATACCGGCATGCTGAAGCACCAGATCATCGCCGGGTGGGACGTGGCCCATGTCTATGACCGTCGTACGAATTACGCCTACAACTACAATGGCCTGAATGGAACGCAGACCGACACGACCGGCCTCGTCAATCCGACCAATTTCGTGCCAGGACTCCTGCTTGGGAATGTCGGCCAATACAGCAGCAACCTTGTGAATATCAGCGGTGTCGGACGCGCGCTTCACAAAACCGGCGTTGCGACCGATGTCGGGGCTTTCTTCTCGGATCAGGTCTGGTTCGCACCGTGGTTCTCGGCCCGCGCCGGTTTCCGCTGGGACCATTGGGACAGCCATTATTCCGCCAACGAGGGAATGGTCGGCACGGGCGTTTCCTACGGCCAGAACCAGGATACCTACAATCCGACCGTCAACCTGATGTACACGCCCAATGATGACACCATGGTCTATTTCAACTGGGCACAGTCGACCACACCTCTCGGCCTGTATGTCACCAACAGTTCCGAACCGCTCCGGGCGACGAATGAAGGATACGCGCCGGAACGCAGCAGCCTTTACGAAATCGGCGCGAAATACAATGCTTTCCACGGTCGTATGGGCTTTACCGTATCCGCCTTCAGGCTGGAAAAAGGCAATTCCCTTCTGACCGATCCGACCACCGGTGACGTCACGCCGTCGAGCGACCGCCAGCGGAACCAGGGATTCGAATTGAGCGCATCCGGCGAAATCCTGAAGAACTGGAACGTGATTGCGACCTACGCATATTATGATGCGAAAACGATCGCGTCCGCCACGGCGGCGGATGTCGGCAAGCGCATTCAATATGCGCCGAAGAATTCGGCGACATTCTGGTCGACCTATACGATCGCACCGGCCACTCCATGGAACGTCACGTTCGGCGGCGGCCTGACCTGGCGGCAGAGCGTCTGGCTCGACCCCGCCAATACGGCGAAGGTACCGGATACCGTTGAATGGGATGCGATGATTTCGCACAGCTTCCTCAAGCATTGGAAAGTGGCCATGAACGGCTACAACCTTGCCAACAGGCTCAATTATTCGAACCTGTTCAGCGACCGCGTGACGCCGTCGACCGGCCGGGCTTTCCTGTTCAACATCTCGGCCACCTATTAA
- a CDS encoding methylated-DNA--[protein]-cysteine S-methyltransferase → MPQLSMHSPIGDLTLTEEDGAIIALDWGWGRDQDENPLLRHACDRLDAYFDGAPDPFADLVLAPHGTAYQRTVWQAVRAIPLGQTRTYRQIAQIAGGSPRSVGNANSVNPIPILIPCHRVVSVQGLGGYSGDGGLTDKLYLLGLERAPIPAHAHETA, encoded by the coding sequence ATGCCGCAGCTTTCCATGCACTCGCCCATCGGCGACCTGACCCTGACCGAGGAAGACGGGGCGATCATCGCGCTGGACTGGGGATGGGGCCGCGACCAGGACGAAAACCCCCTGCTGCGCCACGCCTGCGATCGGCTGGACGCCTATTTCGACGGCGCGCCGGACCCGTTCGCCGACCTGGTCCTGGCACCGCACGGCACCGCCTACCAGCGCACGGTATGGCAGGCGGTGCGCGCCATACCCCTGGGCCAGACCCGGACCTATCGGCAGATCGCGCAGATCGCCGGCGGTTCGCCCCGATCGGTCGGGAACGCCAACAGCGTCAATCCCATTCCCATCCTGATTCCCTGCCATCGCGTCGTCTCCGTCCAGGGCCTGGGCGGCTATTCCGGCGATGGCGGGTTGACCGACAAGCTCTATCTTCTGGGCCTGGAACGCGCCCCCATTCCAGCCCACGCGCACGAGACGGCCTGA
- a CDS encoding response regulator transcription factor, which yields MSGQAPEDRPRPHVVVVDDDAGVRASLDSLFRSAGFTVTLFADPHAFLKAGVPQGPCCLVLDVKLGRIDGLDFHEAIVDAGLRIPTIIMTGHGDIPMAVRGMRTGAIDFLAKPFGDQAMLSAVSDAVETWWRQWRQDQGAADARQRYATLSAREREVMALVVAGLMNKQIAARLSLSVVAIKAHRSGVMRKMGADSLADLVRLGERLGVRDEEVSRYGKV from the coding sequence ATGAGCGGGCAGGCACCGGAAGACCGGCCCCGGCCGCATGTCGTCGTCGTCGATGACGATGCCGGGGTGCGCGCGTCGCTGGACAGCCTGTTCCGTTCCGCCGGCTTCACCGTGACCCTGTTTGCCGACCCGCACGCCTTCCTGAAGGCCGGCGTGCCACAGGGGCCGTGCTGCCTGGTACTGGACGTGAAGCTGGGCCGGATCGACGGCCTCGACTTCCACGAGGCGATCGTCGACGCGGGACTCCGCATCCCGACCATCATCATGACCGGTCATGGGGACATTCCGATGGCCGTCCGGGGCATGCGGACGGGGGCGATCGATTTCCTGGCCAAGCCGTTCGGCGACCAGGCGATGCTGTCGGCTGTCTCGGACGCGGTGGAGACATGGTGGCGGCAATGGCGCCAGGACCAGGGCGCGGCCGACGCCCGGCAGCGTTACGCCACCCTGTCGGCGCGCGAGCGCGAAGTCATGGCCCTGGTCGTCGCGGGCCTGATGAACAAGCAGATCGCGGCCCGTCTTTCCCTGAGCGTCGTCGCGATCAAGGCCCATCGCTCCGGCGTCATGAGGAAGATGGGCGCCGATTCCCTGGCCGACCTGGTCCGCCTGGGGGAAAGGCTGGGCGTCCGGGACGAGGAGGTCAGCCGGTACGGAAAGGTCTGA
- a CDS encoding S9 family peptidase codes for MTDPTVAKGASVLTQPFGTWPSAVTTALVAGRTVGLSAVQADGDAILWLETRPSEAGRTVLVRWTAGTGAVDLTPPPLDVGTRVHEYGGGAYAVSGGRIAFSHRPDGSVWVIEADGPARAISTVAGLRFADFTFDPAGARLFCVREDHRAGGEPVSALVALPLAGGDPATQAGQVLVSGPDFVSSPRPSPDGAHLAWIEWNHPAMPWDATRLRVGRLERDGTLAGARTLAGDGDPESVIEPAWAGPRALYAASDRSGWWNLWRFTLPGGGPEPVAPMAAEIGLPHWVFGQCSYRPLPDGSILAIAIDHGEARTIRIKDDPDPSMRVHAVAFGHPAQCPAPLADGSLAWIDTPPDGPPAVVHGRVGAPPDTLRAAAVLDLAPGDIARAETIRFPLPDAPGGVQRGHAFFYPPASSRFRGPADEKPPLIVMAHGGPTGRASEAFSFKVQWWTSRGFAVVDVNYGGSTGFGRAYRRRLEGKWGEIDVADCIAACRFLIEHGRVDPHRIAIRGSSAGGLTVLLALARSSLFAAGASLYGVTDLRALAQETHKFESRYLDSLVGPYPAAEATYLARSPLTQATGIQVPVLFLHGLDDAVVPPGQARAMATALSGNAVPHAHYEFPGESHGFRREATIRRALDLELDFYGQVFGFTVPDVSERVVMRS; via the coding sequence ATGACAGATCCGACCGTCGCGAAGGGGGCGTCCGTCCTGACGCAGCCCTTTGGCACCTGGCCGTCCGCCGTCACCACCGCCCTGGTCGCGGGCAGGACGGTGGGGCTGTCGGCGGTGCAGGCCGATGGCGATGCGATCCTCTGGCTGGAAACCCGCCCCTCGGAAGCCGGGCGGACGGTGCTGGTCCGCTGGACGGCAGGCACCGGCGCGGTCGACCTGACGCCGCCGCCGCTGGATGTCGGCACGCGGGTGCACGAATATGGGGGCGGGGCCTATGCCGTATCCGGCGGCCGCATCGCCTTCAGCCACCGCCCCGACGGCAGCGTCTGGGTGATCGAGGCCGACGGACCCGCGCGGGCGATCAGCACGGTGGCCGGCCTGCGCTTCGCCGATTTCACCTTCGATCCCGCCGGCGCACGGCTGTTCTGCGTGCGCGAGGACCACCGTGCGGGCGGCGAGCCGGTCTCGGCGCTGGTCGCACTTCCCCTGGCGGGCGGCGACCCGGCCACGCAGGCGGGGCAGGTCCTGGTGTCCGGCCCCGATTTCGTCAGCTCGCCTCGCCCGTCGCCCGATGGCGCCCATCTGGCCTGGATCGAGTGGAACCATCCCGCCATGCCGTGGGATGCGACACGCCTGCGCGTGGGCCGTCTGGAGCGGGACGGCACCCTGGCCGGCGCGCGCACCCTGGCGGGCGACGGCGATCCTGAATCGGTCATCGAACCCGCCTGGGCCGGCCCACGGGCCCTGTACGCGGCGTCGGACCGCAGCGGCTGGTGGAATTTGTGGCGCTTCACCCTGCCGGGCGGCGGCCCCGAACCCGTCGCCCCGATGGCGGCCGAGATCGGCCTGCCGCACTGGGTGTTCGGCCAATGCAGCTACCGTCCGCTGCCGGACGGATCGATCCTGGCCATCGCGATCGACCATGGCGAGGCGCGGACGATCCGGATCAAGGACGATCCGGACCCGTCCATGAGGGTCCATGCCGTGGCATTCGGCCATCCGGCACAATGCCCGGCCCCGCTGGCGGACGGATCGCTGGCGTGGATCGACACCCCGCCGGACGGCCCTCCGGCGGTGGTGCACGGCCGCGTGGGCGCGCCGCCGGATACCCTGCGGGCCGCCGCGGTCCTGGACCTGGCCCCCGGCGACATCGCCCGGGCCGAGACGATTCGTTTCCCGCTGCCCGACGCGCCGGGCGGGGTGCAGCGGGGCCATGCGTTCTTCTACCCCCCGGCCAGCAGCCGCTTTCGCGGCCCGGCGGACGAAAAGCCGCCCCTGATCGTGATGGCCCATGGCGGCCCGACCGGCCGGGCGAGCGAGGCGTTTTCCTTCAAGGTGCAATGGTGGACCAGTCGCGGCTTCGCCGTGGTGGACGTCAATTACGGCGGATCGACCGGCTTCGGCCGTGCCTATCGCCGTCGGCTGGAGGGGAAGTGGGGCGAAATCGACGTGGCGGACTGCATCGCCGCCTGCCGCTTCCTGATCGAGCACGGCCGCGTCGACCCCCATCGCATCGCCATTCGCGGCAGCAGCGCCGGGGGGCTGACGGTGCTGCTGGCGCTGGCGCGGTCCAGCCTGTTCGCCGCCGGGGCCAGCCTGTACGGCGTCACCGACCTGCGCGCCCTGGCGCAGGAAACCCACAAGTTCGAATCCCGCTATCTGGACAGCCTGGTGGGCCCCTATCCGGCGGCCGAGGCCACCTACCTGGCCCGCTCGCCCCTGACGCAGGCCACGGGAATCCAGGTCCCGGTACTGTTCCTGCACGGGCTGGACGACGCCGTCGTTCCGCCCGGACAGGCCCGCGCCATGGCAACGGCCCTGTCCGGCAACGCCGTGCCCCATGCCCACTATGAATTTCCCGGCGAAAGCCACGGCTTCCGGCGCGAGGCCACCATACGCCGCGCGCTGGACCTGGAACTGGATTTCTATGGACAGGTGTTCGGCTTCACGGTTCCGGATGTCAGCGAACGGGTGGTCATGCGGTCCTGA
- a CDS encoding sensor histidine kinase — MRGWLWCATTLIAVLVFGITLFPSHDAFGVLYVLVIVLAADRATMRMLQMIGAACVVLECAAFSIVHHGGSFDGAYARLALSITATIVVTILTIRNKRARDDLARHARALTHADRIATLGHLALSIAHEVNQPLSAMTTLAFSGGRWLDRTRPDLDEALSCFRQIEANGRRAADIVGHVRELTRKAPVARCPLDLRRIVEDTIALLQSETTARRVVVQKIFQNDLPMIHADRIEIQQVVVNLMMNAVQALEPVAGRRRTITVSLRADRSRPGAIEMEIRDTGPGFSQPDPNALFEPFVTTRPDGMGMGLAICRNIVRSHGGAITAANGTPSGAVITVRLPAAHATAAAAA; from the coding sequence ATGCGGGGCTGGTTGTGGTGCGCGACGACGCTGATTGCCGTGCTGGTGTTCGGTATCACATTGTTTCCGTCCCATGACGCCTTCGGCGTTCTGTACGTGCTGGTCATCGTGCTCGCCGCCGATCGCGCGACCATGCGGATGCTGCAGATGATCGGCGCGGCCTGCGTCGTGCTGGAATGCGCGGCCTTCTCGATCGTCCATCATGGCGGCTCCTTCGACGGCGCCTATGCGCGGCTTGCCCTGAGCATCACCGCGACGATTGTCGTGACGATCCTGACCATTCGCAATAAACGGGCCAGGGACGATCTGGCGCGCCACGCCCGGGCGCTGACGCATGCGGATCGCATTGCCACGCTCGGGCATCTGGCGCTGTCGATCGCCCACGAGGTCAACCAGCCCCTGTCGGCGATGACGACCCTGGCCTTCTCCGGCGGCCGATGGCTGGACCGGACACGTCCCGATCTCGACGAGGCCCTGTCCTGTTTCCGCCAGATCGAGGCCAACGGCAGGCGGGCCGCCGACATCGTCGGGCATGTGCGCGAACTGACCCGCAAGGCGCCGGTCGCGCGGTGCCCGCTGGACCTGAGACGGATCGTCGAGGATACGATCGCCCTTCTCCAGTCCGAGACGACGGCGCGCCGGGTCGTGGTGCAGAAAATCTTTCAAAACGACCTTCCCATGATCCACGCGGACAGGATCGAAATTCAGCAGGTAGTCGTGAATCTGATGATGAATGCGGTACAGGCGCTGGAACCGGTGGCCGGACGGCGCAGGACGATCACCGTTTCCCTGCGGGCGGACAGATCCCGTCCCGGCGCCATCGAAATGGAAATCCGGGATACCGGGCCCGGATTTTCCCAACCGGACCCGAATGCGCTGTTCGAGCCTTTCGTCACCACCAGGCCGGACGGGATGGGAATGGGACTGGCGATCTGCCGGAACATCGTCCGGTCGCATGGCGGTGCGATCACGGCCGCAAACGGCACGCCCTCCGGCGCCGTCATAACGGTCAGGCTGCCCGCCGCGCACGCCACGGCGGCGGCAGCGGCATGA
- a CDS encoding quinone oxidoreductase family protein, whose amino-acid sequence MYRAIRIHDYGGPEVLKLETLPSPVPGRGEILIRQEAIGVNFIDIYFRTGLYKLPTLPAIPGMEGAGTVLAVGEDVADLVPGDRVAYPTALGGYAECRTIAADRVVPLPPDISSEVAAACMLRGLTVHMLLREVHAVQPGETILVHAAAGGVGLLMCQWARYLGVRMIGVVSTEEKGELARQNGASDILVGYDNLAARVRKLTDGAMVPVVYDSIGKDTFVASLDCLAPRGLMVSYGNASGEITGISVGMLATRGSLYLTRPGLTTYIAQRPALLAGAAELFGLIAQGVLSVRIGQRFALADAAEAQRALEARTTVGSTILVP is encoded by the coding sequence ATGTACAGGGCGATTCGCATCCATGATTACGGCGGGCCCGAAGTCCTGAAGCTGGAAACGCTGCCCAGCCCCGTGCCCGGACGGGGGGAAATCCTGATCCGGCAGGAGGCGATCGGCGTCAATTTCATCGACATCTATTTTCGCACCGGGCTGTACAAGCTGCCCACCCTGCCCGCCATCCCGGGGATGGAAGGGGCCGGAACCGTGCTCGCCGTGGGCGAGGACGTGGCCGACCTGGTTCCCGGCGACCGGGTGGCCTATCCCACCGCCCTGGGCGGCTATGCCGAATGCCGCACCATCGCGGCCGATCGCGTCGTGCCCCTGCCGCCCGACATTTCGTCCGAAGTCGCGGCCGCCTGCATGCTGCGCGGCCTGACGGTGCATATGCTGCTGCGCGAGGTCCATGCGGTACAACCGGGCGAGACGATCCTGGTCCATGCGGCGGCGGGCGGTGTCGGCCTGCTGATGTGCCAGTGGGCGCGGTATCTGGGCGTGCGGATGATCGGCGTGGTGTCGACCGAGGAAAAGGGCGAACTGGCCCGGCAGAACGGGGCGTCCGACATCCTGGTCGGGTACGACAACCTGGCCGCGCGCGTGCGCAAGCTGACGGATGGCGCCATGGTGCCCGTCGTCTATGACAGTATCGGCAAGGACACGTTCGTCGCCAGCCTGGATTGCCTGGCACCGCGCGGACTGATGGTCAGCTACGGCAACGCGTCGGGCGAGATCACGGGCATTTCGGTGGGCATGCTGGCCACGCGCGGCAGCCTGTATCTGACCCGGCCGGGGCTGACGACCTATATCGCCCAGCGTCCGGCGCTGCTGGCAGGCGCCGCGGAACTGTTCGGGCTGATCGCGCAGGGTGTGCTTTCGGTGCGGATCGGCCAGCGCTTCGCCCTGGCCGACGCGGCGGAAGCCCAGCGGGCGCTGGAGGCGCGGACGACGGTAGGGAGTACGATCCTGGTGCCGTGA
- the mnmE gene encoding tRNA uridine-5-carboxymethylaminomethyl(34) synthesis GTPase MnmE, with protein MPTEQMPIFALATGAGRAAIAVMRLTGAGCGDMLQRLCGPLPPPRQASLRGLWRRDAAAAPVLLDRALVLWFPGPRSYTGEDSAELHLHAGPAVIAGVADALVALGARPAEPGEFTRRAFAHGRLDLIEAEGIADLIDAETEAQRRQALDQADGTLSRIYDGWAARLRTLLAHQEALIDFPDEDLPPGVEQALLDDLTALRSEMQAHLDDGGRGEKLRRGLVFTIVGAPNVGKSSLLNALAGRDAAIVSAIAGTTRDAIEIRVVLGDVPVTLIDTAGLRETQDEIEAEGVRRALFHVKHADCVIAMFDGETVPDDIPADAIRVRNKVDLAPVPAGADAIGISVRQGTGMDALRTALAERARALTASAAGPPLTRARHRAAIEETAGHLAAALDMHWPEMRGEEMRLAMRALGRLTGAVGVEDLLDTVFGQFCIGK; from the coding sequence ATGCCGACCGAACAGATGCCGATCTTCGCGCTGGCGACCGGGGCGGGACGCGCGGCCATCGCCGTCATGCGCCTGACCGGGGCGGGATGCGGCGACATGCTGCAACGGCTGTGCGGCCCGCTGCCGCCGCCGCGCCAGGCATCCCTGCGTGGCCTGTGGCGGCGTGACGCGGCGGCGGCGCCGGTGCTGCTGGACCGGGCGCTGGTGCTGTGGTTCCCCGGTCCGCGCAGCTATACCGGCGAGGACAGCGCGGAGCTGCACCTGCATGCCGGCCCGGCGGTGATCGCGGGCGTGGCCGACGCGCTGGTGGCACTGGGCGCACGGCCGGCGGAGCCGGGCGAATTCACCCGCCGTGCCTTCGCCCATGGCCGACTGGACCTGATCGAGGCCGAGGGCATCGCCGACCTGATCGATGCCGAGACCGAAGCGCAGCGGCGGCAGGCCCTGGACCAGGCGGACGGGACGCTGAGCCGGATCTATGACGGCTGGGCGGCCCGGCTGCGGACCCTGCTGGCACATCAGGAGGCACTGATCGACTTCCCGGACGAGGACCTGCCGCCCGGTGTGGAACAGGCGCTGCTGGATGACCTGACGGCGCTGCGGTCCGAGATGCAGGCCCACCTGGACGATGGCGGCCGGGGCGAGAAGCTGCGCAGGGGGCTGGTCTTCACCATTGTCGGGGCGCCCAATGTCGGCAAGTCCAGCCTGCTGAACGCGCTGGCCGGGCGGGACGCGGCCATTGTTTCGGCCATTGCAGGGACCACGCGCGATGCCATCGAAATCCGCGTGGTGCTGGGCGATGTGCCCGTGACCCTGATCGACACCGCCGGCCTGCGCGAGACACAGGACGAAATCGAGGCCGAGGGCGTAAGGCGGGCCCTGTTTCACGTGAAACATGCCGACTGCGTGATCGCGATGTTCGACGGCGAGACGGTGCCCGACGATATTCCGGCGGATGCGATCAGGGTGCGGAACAAGGTCGACCTGGCACCGGTGCCCGCCGGGGCGGATGCGATCGGGATCAGCGTCCGGCAGGGCACGGGCATGGACGCGCTGCGCACGGCGCTGGCCGAACGCGCCCGGGCGCTGACCGCGTCAGCGGCCGGCCCGCCGCTGACGCGGGCCCGCCATCGGGCGGCGATCGAAGAAACCGCTGGCCATCTGGCCGCCGCGTTGGATATGCACTGGCCAGAGATGCGGGGCGAGGAAATGCGCCTGGCCATGCGCGCCCTGGGGCGCCTGACCGGGGCGGTAGGGGTGGAGGATCTGCTCGATACGGTGTTCGGGCAGTTCTGTATCGGGAAGTGA
- a CDS encoding SDR family oxidoreductase, translating into MSVPLKWTIDRAPDLTGRVAVVTGATGGLGYETACGLASRGATVILTGRNADRGAAALAGLRTRVADARAEFMVLDLASLRSIADFAGDLTERLKGQGPGAVDILVNNAGVMAPPRRQETEDGFELQFGTNYLGHFALTGRLRPLLVRAPGGARVVTVASLAARQGHITFDDLQARHRYSPFGAYQQSKLANLIFALELDRLAQSGGWKLHSIAAHPGWSQTDLAISRSAARQGVAERLLRCLTEVAFRTLGQSAAAGARPILFAAAGAEAVDGGYYGPGGRGERRGRVTDARVPAQARNLPVARRLWAVSERLTGVALS; encoded by the coding sequence ATGAGCGTACCCCTGAAATGGACGATCGACCGTGCCCCCGACCTGACCGGCCGCGTCGCCGTGGTGACGGGGGCGACCGGCGGGCTAGGGTACGAGACCGCATGCGGCCTGGCGTCGCGCGGGGCCACGGTCATCCTGACCGGGCGCAATGCCGATCGCGGCGCCGCCGCCCTGGCGGGGCTGCGGACGCGAGTTGCGGATGCGCGCGCCGAATTCATGGTGCTGGACCTGGCCAGCCTGCGGTCGATCGCCGATTTCGCGGGCGACCTGACCGAGCGGCTGAAGGGGCAGGGACCGGGGGCGGTGGACATCCTGGTGAACAATGCGGGCGTGATGGCCCCGCCCCGGCGACAGGAAACCGAAGACGGGTTCGAACTGCAGTTCGGCACCAATTACCTGGGCCATTTCGCCCTGACCGGGCGGCTGCGGCCGCTGCTGGTCCGGGCCCCGGGCGGGGCGCGGGTCGTCACCGTCGCCAGCCTGGCGGCCCGGCAGGGGCACATCACGTTCGACGATCTGCAGGCACGGCATCGCTACAGCCCCTTCGGGGCCTACCAGCAGAGCAAGCTGGCCAACCTGATCTTCGCGCTGGAACTGGACCGGCTGGCACAGTCCGGGGGCTGGAAGCTGCATTCCATCGCCGCCCATCCGGGCTGGTCGCAGACCGACCTGGCCATCAGCCGCTCGGCAGCGCGGCAGGGCGTGGCGGAACGCCTGCTGCGCTGCCTGACGGAGGTCGCGTTCCGGACGCTGGGCCAGTCGGCCGCGGCCGGGGCGCGGCCGATCCTGTTTGCGGCAGCGGGGGCCGAGGCCGTGGATGGCGGGTATTACGGCCCCGGGGGACGGGGCGAACGGCGGGGCCGGGTGACGGATGCGCGCGTCCCGGCGCAGGCCCGCAACCTGCCCGTGGCGCGCCGCCTGTGGGCGGTGTCCGAGCGGCTGACCGGGGTGGCGCTGTCGTAG
- a CDS encoding DedA family protein, which translates to MLESMGLPLPAETLIISSALYCAATHRLDIGWVAVAAVLGAIMGDNFGYLIGRTYGYRLLERHGSKVYLTSQRLMLGRYLFRRHGGKVVFFGRFIAILRVFVALLAGANHMPWHTFLLFNALGGIGWAGGYAYGAYFLGHQVLSISGPVGVALGVLATLVIGGSFVFLKKNERRLTEEATREAEREQQKEPAR; encoded by the coding sequence ATGCTGGAAAGCATGGGCCTGCCGCTGCCGGCCGAAACGCTGATCATATCGTCCGCCCTGTATTGCGCGGCCACGCACCGGCTGGATATCGGCTGGGTCGCGGTGGCGGCCGTCCTGGGTGCCATCATGGGGGACAATTTCGGCTATCTGATCGGGCGCACATACGGCTATCGCCTGCTGGAACGGCACGGGTCGAAAGTCTACCTGACGTCTCAGCGCCTGATGCTGGGACGCTACCTGTTCCGCCGCCATGGCGGCAAGGTGGTCTTCTTCGGCCGATTCATCGCCATCCTGCGGGTCTTCGTGGCCCTGCTGGCGGGCGCGAACCACATGCCATGGCACACGTTTTTGCTGTTCAACGCGCTGGGCGGCATCGGCTGGGCGGGTGGATACGCCTATGGTGCCTATTTCCTGGGCCATCAGGTGCTGAGCATTTCGGGTCCCGTCGGGGTCGCCCTGGGCGTGCTCGCGACGCTGGTCATCGGCGGCAGTTTCGTCTTCCTGAAGAAGAACGAACGGCGCCTGACCGAGGAAGCGACCCGGGAGGCCGAACGGGAACAGCAGAAGGAGCCTGCGCGATGA